TTAAAAACATactccggtaaaaaaaaaaaaggatctgaaccttttggaatttctcacatttcttcataaaatcaccatccaatgcgatctgatcattgtcaaaatcacaccgatggaaaaagtgtctgctttaactaaaaccacccaaacatttataggttttaatattttaactcatttgctcccaaaaacgtatacatACGTTCTAttattaattgtttcagtgtcccaaagagtatttatacgtcttttatgttgttgtgttttttttttttttttgtcaaaaaagatATCTCTGGGtcatgattcaatttagctccaaagcacaaagctgaaaatccattttaaagcaataaaactggccactggagggcagtagtgcatttggtaagacccgcaatccgattcaacggcaaaaaacggccaagccgcacggccgggcgtcggcggaagacaaccgaatggatgccaggcggcgtacgaccgagcagaacaaccggtaggatgcccgggatgccaaGCGCTAGACGACCAAACAgaatgaccgggaccactagtgcagtggACAATGCCtatgagcagagcccgcagagactcaaaaaaaaattcatctttaagaGATAgatggcgatgagggaaaagtttaaccgactGTCGCAGCCAGAACAGCATCATCTTTCAGtttgttatgtgtaaataaattgttattttgcaatcaaaagctctatttgtcttgttgtttatcttatttgtaAAAggaatcctgataaacttttgaattcattcttccattaatgattgcaagttgtccaggccccaagacagcaaaacagccccaaatcatgatgctccctctaccatgcttcacggtggggatgaggtgttcatgttggtgagctgttccatttttcctccatacaTAACCTTGTGTGCTACTCCCAAACCATGCCCAAACAATTCAccgttggtttcatcagtccacaaaatattttgccaaaacttctgtggagtgtccaagtgcgtttttgcgaacattaaacgagcaacaatgttttttttagacagaagtGGCTTCCTTCGTGGTTCCttcgtagttgatgtgtgcacagagatattggactgtgccagtgatttctgtaagtatcTAGCAGACAATCTAGGgttattttttacctctctgagtattctgcgctgaactcttggcatcatgttTGGTGGACAGACACTCCTAATAGAGAGAAGCAACATgtgccaaattctctccatttgtagacaacttctctgactgtcgattggtgaacatccagacttttagagatggttttgtaaccgttgtatcctttcccagctttaggggtggccgtggcacagttggtggctggagttgtccttggaccgaagggtcagcagTTCAATTCCCTGCTACAAAGCTACTGTTGAAGTGccgttgggcaaggcactgaaccgtaatttgcccccaatgggttggcagcaccttgcatggcagcagcaccattggtgtgtaaatgtgtgtgtgtgaaagggtgAATGTGTGCTAATGCAAAGCGTTTTTGGCATATTAGCtatgtagataaatgcgctatatactgtaagtatttACTATTTActtaatacaaatcaacaatccttgatcgcaggtcttcatacATCTCCAAGCCttgatgcacatcagaaaatGCTTTTAATTAAGACAATTCTAAccgggtgtgtgttttatagtgggtaaggcgactttaaaccactcatcagtgattgggcacacacttgacttaatttttttggtaaaaattgatttcaattgttctttaagTTTCCTTGGGCAGACGGTTCacttccttctgtcattgtttgcatgctatcctcattaaaacatgaaaacctataaacatttgcgtggttttagttaaggcagacactgttttttcatctgtgtgattttgaccaagatcacatttgatggagattttatgcagaaatatgagaaatttcaaaagggtgAGATACTTTTTCGTACCATTGTACGGCAACATCACATTTAGGGTCATGTTGAcctcaatattaacatttttggtgcacaagtgtggcctacatgacccaaaatgcgaTGAGGCGTAGGTCATCTTGGTCTTATAGGTCTGGATGAGTCCTGGTTTCTTGCAAGTCTTGAGTCTTGAATTCACTCATATTTTGTCCCCGAATATGCGGTTGGTGCTttgacgcaaaaaaaaaaaaagtttgccaaaCGCCCGCAACGCAATCTcagccccaccgtgaagcatggtggaggaagcgtcatgatttagggctgttttgctgccttggggcctggacaacttgcaatcattaatggaggaatgaattcaaaagtttatcaggatgttttgcaggaaaacctgaggccgtctgtcagacagttgaagatgCATGCtttaacaagacaatgatccaaaacacagaagtaaatcaacttcagaatggtttcagaagaacaatatacacgttctggagtggccaagtcaaagtccaaacttgaaccccattgagacgctgtggcatgacctaaagattcatgccagacatcccaggaatctgactgaactacagcagttttgtataaaagaatgggccaagattagtcctgatcgatgtgccagactgatctgcacctACATGAAGAGTCTGGTTGAAGCTATGGCTaccaaagggggggccacaaaatattgaatgtgattgttcacatacttattttccccacttctgtcattgtttgcatgccatcctcattaaaatatgaaaacctataaacgtttgggtggttttagttaaggcagacactgttttttcatctgtgtaattttgacaaaaatcacatttgatggtgattttatgcagaaatatgagaaattccaaaagggtcatatactttttcataccactgtatgtcgaCATCACATTTAGGGTCACGTGGACCTTGATATGAACATTTTGGTCCACAAGTGTGGCCTTCGTGACCCAAAATGCGATGAGGCGTAGGCCGTCTTGGTCTTATAGGTCTGCATGAGTCCTGGTCTCTGGCAAGTCTTAAGTCTTGAAATTTCTCATATTTGGTCCTCAAATACGCGGTTGGTGCTttgacgcaaaaaaaaaaaacagtttgccAACCGCCCGCAACGCATCTGTGTGGCCGTGATGGCGGCTAAGTTTAGCCTGATGACTAATGGGACAACTAAAGCGTCTGTGAGGGGTTGGAAATAACCGATTATGTTTCAGCGCCATTAAcggtgatggacgtccaatcaatttgaactagGAGAGTCTAACAGTGATCATTAATAGTTAATAAGGAATGAATtgactataataataattacaggAATCCACCAAGTGGTGCTCAGGTCAAACTCCAGCTTTAAAAACAGCAGTTTTTCACCCCTAAAAACTGCGATGATGTTTGGGTTCAGAGGTCAAATCTTATTTTGGAGTTGCAAACACACGCGACGACTTGACGAGCAACAAGAGGCGAGGAAGGCGCGAAGCATCCACTCCCACGCTGACAGGATGGCGCTTAGTTTTCACTCTCGCCCATTATGTAACGTTCCGCCCACTTGGGGGCGCTTTCACCTGTTTGACCTTtctctcattaaaaaaaaactcttaacaCTTTCTTCAAGTGTCCGCTAAGGAAGTCAGGTGACTTACCTTTGAGATTCGACAAGCCCCTCCCCCTGGCCAAACTGGACGAGTGCGCTTCAAAGGCGTCAGCGACGCGTCCTGGTGCGGCGCCGGCGGCGGCTGCTTGACGATCGGGCGGTCAGCGAGAatacttcagcgacaaggtggaGGAGTAGACTGATGAGCGCATCTCGAGCGGATGCCTGCCCTGCCCAGCCTCCGTGCAAGCGAGCGAGTGCATGCGCGCAACTTCCAGCAAGTCGCGGCCACTCCTGAAAAGCCCCCCGAAAAATCTCAGGCGTGGCCATGGGAACGCGTCGGCGCGTCATTCCGCCGGAAATGGACTTTGTCGCACGTCAGCGCGCTCTATTTGGGGCACTTTGACGGGCATAGACGTCCgagccattttaactgggagaggCATGGTCAAAATAGATTAGGCGTCAGtgacgcctccagaaatttttcataggggtggccagatggggccacttaaaatcttggggtggccaaaactaaaacccataatttcaggttttcattatattatttcagtaaaaaggtcaggggaaaactatcagaaagacttaaggacacgtctactgatatactttgtgtgatatttgatgttactaatgatttaatgtgcatagtccataactgtccagtcaacattttgaattccacaacaattctgtttttattgtgttatgtatatattaggcataaggtgtacatttaacgagggctgtcaaacgattaagatttttaatcgagttaatcacagcttaaaaattaattaatcgcatttcaagCTATctctgaaatatgccatatttttctgtaaattattgtcggaatggaaagataagacaagacggatatatacattcatcataatgtacataagtactgtatttgtttattataacaataaatccacaagatgacattaacattattaacattctttctgtgaaagtgatccacggcacggattgaaagacttgtgattcttaaaggataaatgtgagtttgttttgtatattgtgactaaatattgccatctagtctaTTTGTTgacctttcagtaaatgatactgtagcgactaaactgttctgcccaaatgcacgatgggaagtggtgcaaccatgactgtgtgtggtggctgcaaatgctgtatcttttctgcgttgggtacactacagggtgttcagAAAAAGATCAGCTCCTGTCATtcatccccacgtcgcttcccacaatatttatagttactgtgggagagatgacgaagcttttgccaattaaaagcacggccccaatgaatgcttgtatctactccactcacttgacactgcctcttatctctgtatataagtaaaacggcaccattgtaggctgtttgcgtcaatgcgtgagtgagtcgtaccgcgaatgcgttaattgcgataaatattttcacgtgattaaaaaaattaattaccgcccgttaacgcagtaAATTCGACAGccctatactgtatttaacaaaagaaaataaatgcattcatttgggatacaatacataactgatgctacaacaatctaacgatataatggcaagcggggtggccagtggggtggccaaccaatttataggggtgacagtggccacccctggccaccccctggtagcGCCACTGTTGGGCGTTTATcaacgtcaatagcagccaacagCTAATTAAAGCCGTTAGAAAAGTCAGAAGCATGCAAATGTTTTTCCTAATTGTCTAactcaggggtcggcaacctaaattgttgaaagagccaaattggagcaaaaaaacaaatacagtggggcaaaaaagtatttagtcaaccactaattgtgcaagttctcccacttgaaaatattagagaggcctgtaattgtcactatgggtaaatctcaaccatgagagacagaatgtggggaaaaaaaacagaaatcacattgtttgattttgaaagaatttatttgcatatcATGGTGGAGTTAGCTTTTGTAgccgggggtcggaccgccaaggcccccgcctttggctgccgcccaaattgctacgcacccgacccctttggcccttcccacaggtggtgagcccatgggaaggcggacccacgttgccttttcgggctgtgcccggccggaccccatgggaaaaggcccggccaccagacgcttgccttcgagccccacccccaggcctggctccaggggggggccccggtaacccgcgtccgggcaagggaaacttggatcctgtaattttctccatcataaggggtcttgtgagccattctttgtctggcccctcacctaggacctgtttgccatgggtgaccctgccaggggcttaaagcccccagacaacatagctcctaggatcattgggacacgcaaacccctccaccacgataaggtgatgactcaaggagcacctccaaatccgagacgatggtcctcagccggaaaagggtggcatgccctctccgggtcggggatgagatcctgccccaagtggaggattcaagtatcttggggtcttgttcacgagtgagggtaggagggagcgggagattgataggcggatcggggcagcgtctgcagtgatgcggactctgcactggtccgttgtggtgaagaaggagctgagccaaaaggcgaagctctcgatttaccagtcgatctacgttcctaccctcacctatggtcacgagctgtgggtcgtgaccgaaagaacaagatcacggatacaagcagccgaaatgagtttcctccgcagggtgtccgggctctcccttaaagatcgggtgagaagctcggtcatccgggaggggcttggtgtcgagccgctactcctccgccttgagaggagccagttgaggtggctcgggcatctggttcggatgcctcctggacgcctccctggagaggtgttccgggcatgtcccaccggcgggaggccccggggtcgacccaggacacgctggagagactatgtcgctcggctggcctgggaatgccttggaatcccgccggaggagctggctgaagtggctggggagagggaagtctgggcttccctgctgaagctgctgcccccgcgacccgaccccggaataagcggaagataatggatggatggatggatggatggatggatcatggtggaaaataagaattgggtcaataccaaaagttcatctcaatactttgttatgtaccctttgttggcaataacggaggccaaacaagcttttcacacactgttgctggtattttggcccattcctccatgcagatctcctctagagcagtgatgttttggggctgtcgtttggcaacacagacttttaactccctccacagattttctatggggttgagatctggagactggctaggccactccaggaccttgaaatgcttcttacaaagccactcctttgttgccttggctgtgtgtttgggctgaaagacccagtcacgtctcatcttcaatgcccttactgatggaaggagattttcactcaaaatctctcgatacatggccccattccttctttctgaatggttgtatgtctccttgtgccttgcgattggctggcaaccagttcagggtgtaccctgcctcctgcccgtagttagctgggataggctccagcacctctgcaaccctcgtgaggaaaagcggcatggaaaatgaatgaatgaatgtattctATCAGAGAATGAATGTATTCTATCAGAGATGCTTTATGATGTATATGTTCagctttatttgtatgtgtgtggcgtaattatacatatggcggaaaacactcaggtgactgccaaatttcaaaattgtcctatatgcatgtgtaatacatcattggaaagcttaaaatctctattttctgggggaagaaattttttgaacaggagggcattttaaaaaaaaaaagttttttaaacagcgaccttaactggaggcgagagcatgcgagagcagaattaaagacgccatgattttaacgagatattatcgcatacttaccttgtttcgattcaaaaactccatgtagcatgtatcatcgggtgtcaagacacagatgtgatttAGGGACAtcttggggacatgtcctgttgatttgggaatttttagggacacgtcctgttgatatcaggtcactcctggttgatttggggacattttggggacacgttaAATTGAATtcctggggtggcgtggctcaatggtagagtagttgtccccccatccagaggttgtgggttcgattctgcgccctgatgaactcgtcttagtgtccttgagcaagatattgaaccccatgttgcttctggtgctgtgtcacaagTAGGTGGACGGCGAGACAGTGTAAAGCGCTCTGggggccttgaaaggtggaaaggcgctatacaagtatgacaccatttacttcctgtttatttggggacatttcagggacacctcctgttgatatcaggtcactcctggttgatttgggaacattttggggacacgttcaaatgatatcaggtcacttcctgttgatttggagacatttgggggacgcataatgttgatatcaggtcatttcttgttgattttgggacattttggggacatgtcctgttgatatcaggtcacttcctgttgatttggagacatttcggTGACACGTCCtgctgatatcaggtcacttcttgttgatttggggacatttcggggacacgtcctgttgatttggggaattttCAGGGAAACGTtcaattgatatcaggtcacttcctgttgatctaggGACGTTTCGGGGACACATCCtactgatttcaggtcacttcttgttgatttagggacatttcggggacacgtcctgttgatttggggaattttCAGGGAAACGTtcaattgatatcaggtcacttcctgatgatttggagacatttcggTGACACGTCCTGCTGATATCAGGTAcctcttgttgatttagggacatttcggggacacgtcctgttgatttggggaattttCAGGGAAACGTtcaattgatatcaggtcacttcctgttgatctaggGACGTTTAGGGGACACATCCtgctgatatcaggtcacttcttactgatttggggacatctgAGGGACGCAtaatgttgatatcaggtcacctcctgttgatttggagacatttcggTGACACGTCCTGCTGATATCAGGTAcctcttgttgatttagggacatttcggggacacgtcctgttgatttggggaattttCAGAGAAACGTtcaattgatatcaggtcacttcctcttgatctgGGGACGTTTCGGGGACACATCCtgctgatatcaggtcacttcttgttgatttagggacatttcacTTGTTGTTTTAGGGACATTTCAGGTACAAGTCCTGTTGATTTCTGGAATtttcagggacacgtcctgttgatttcaggtcacttcccgttgatttggggactCTTCGGGGACACGTTCTCTTGATATCAggccacttgctgttgatttaaggacatttgggggacaccttCTCTTCTCTCTTGGGATGAGTTGTCCTGGAACTGAAGGGTGagcggttcgattcccggctgcGACTGCCCACCTTCGAAgtccccttgggcaaggcactgaaccctaatttgcccccaatgggttggcgcATGGCAGAAGCACCGTTGGTGTgttaatgtgtgctaatgtaaagtgctttgagcaTTGAAACAATgtagatacagtgccctccataattattggcacccctggttaagatgtgttttttagctaatattttttttattcaaataatatgggaccttaatggaaaaaaaagagaaaaatctaaCCTTcagtacaagtgcatttattcagtgggcgaaaaaatcccacataaagaaataattatttaacTTCAAATAATGtgcgtcacaattattagcacccctggtgttaatactttgtacaacccccttttgccaacaaaaaagcacctaatcttctcctataatgtttcacaagcttgattttgtgtctggtgaatcctttctgtgtagatttgggtcattgtcttgctgaaagacccagcgacgacccatcttcagctttcgggcagagggcaacagatcttgatttaaaatgtcttagtatttcaaagcattcatggtgccatgcaccctaacaaggttcccagggcctttggaagcgaaacagccccaaagcatcactgacacacccccatacttcacagtgggtatgaggtgctttccagcatgcgcatctttcgtggcatgccagacccactgatgtgggaaaatattacattatgcttttgtgatgtatgattgcttctgtgacatacagtagattgtaacaacttctattgtttttcaccttgttcccatagttaggagacgcgcttgagaatctcacgagataacttgttttgcaccatactaTTGTTTTACTAAACGCCTGGGTCCTATAGTTACACGCCTGGGCCCcatagagataacttgttttgtacccataatatttaccatttgttggcatctgttgcagcacagctcatttgtcccatgtgaaaagccctttttcaagggggctgaaccaaaagtagcttaaatGTTTGTGATTGGACGGGCCGCGCCACTCGGGAGCggaagttggcctctccgcctcTGAGGAGTGCGTACTtacaaaaccggacatttccgggcgacccgtgaagtccgccagcgggtcacgtacggatagCCTGGCATCGTCCTTTtgccgctttactggagtgttgttggcttcccactcgtttgtcacggtaagcgattttcatttctaagggacaactagttgtgctgtaacgtaacacggggattctgagattgacaaactcaaatctagcatcacgttaccatttgtttgcttgtttttgatatctgtttgcttgcttttgtgggattgtaatcaataaatctcatttattctgcattttctaatcaattaaCATCGTCTATCTACTCAATAAAAACAGTGAGGCGTCTCTTTGTCATCGCATTTGATTGTTTTATCGGACACAGGACAGCTCATTACAGTGCTTATTATACCTGAGAAAATGCAGCCTTCAACAACAAAGTTTGACTTGCCATCAAGTTTCATCCATACATCAAAATAGAATGGTCACATCTAGACTGTGTTTATGTATTTGTGTGCTTCACTTTTGTTATCGCAATATTACTTCACTGGTGTTTAGTATGCAACCTCTTGTGCTCGAAAACGCTGTAAGGTTCATGTTCATTTAGGTTTTAGTCCTGTATTAGGAGTTAAGAGTGCATCAGGTTCCTGGTGTACGATATCTCTGGTGTGATGAGCTTCAGGCAGAGTTGTTGAGTCACATTGTCGGGGAGTTCGTAGCCCACGATGCCAACTTTCGGGTTTGGCTGCCACGGCCGCAGCTCCTTGTTTCGGATCCGCTCAGCCAGTCGCGGACGGGGCAGTCGACCGCCGAAACAGCTCCGCAACATCCTTTCCCTGGTGGCCTGCAGGACGCTGATGTCCCGACGGACGTAATCCAGGCCTAGAGCCGAGAGCCGTCGCCAGAGCGAGGCGTTGAAATGATCGTAGAGGTGCGCGTCGATCCAGTTCCACGCGCGGATTTTGTCCGCCTGGCCCGGAGTCAGGCGGCGCTTAGATTTGGGCGTGCGCATGTTGAGATTTAGGTAGACCAGGTCATCCGGGTCCCAGGAGAGTAGATGACGTAAGAGAACCAAAGACTCGTCAAAGTGCTCGGCGATCATCACTAAGGAGAAGATTCGCTCCACTTCAGCAGCAAACGACCGGGCGTACTCTGCGTCGGTTTGAGGGCGGTCCTTGTCGCCTCCTAGGTCAAAAGTCAGCGTGTTCCGGGCATAGTTGGACCACGAGTTCCGCGGTCGATAGTAGCGCCAAGGCTGCTCCAAGAACGCATCCAACGAGCCGTCAGGGACTCTGGCGAATGCCGCTCTGTAGTAGCTGAACAAGGACTCGAACATGGCCGTCGGCTCCCTCAAGATGGTGACGTAGCACGTGTCGTTGGGCATGAGTCGGCGCAGCTCGGCAGCGTTGAAGCGCATGTGGTTGCCGATGATGTTGGGCGACGCCGCGCGCGGGTGAACGAAGCGGTCGTTGAAGGGTTTGGGGTAGCAGAACTGGTGGCCGCACTGGCGCACCGGCAACGCCACCGTCAGGTTGTTACGCTCGGCGAAACGGAACAAGATGTTCTGGACGGTGCTGCTGGCTGTCTTGTGAGTCTTCAGAAAGGCCACGTTGGTATGCTTGGCCTTTGGCCGGGACCGAAGATGCTGCGCGATCCTAGAGAAGGACACGAGGGATGATTCGCCGTCAAGCTCATCACGTCGCAAACTCACCAGCTCCAACGGCCGCTGCAGTGCACCAGCAGAGTCACCGCGATGACAGCGATGAAGACCACCGCCGTCTTCTTCCGCCACATCTTCATTCTGCTTTTGGCTACTCCCACTATTCCTGACTCTTAAAACATCTATTCAGTAGTAGAAGTGTTCAACAGGCAGACAGCTGAACTTACCGAGACCGCGACAA
This sequence is a window from Corythoichthys intestinalis isolate RoL2023-P3 chromosome 13, ASM3026506v1, whole genome shotgun sequence. Protein-coding genes within it:
- the gal3st3 gene encoding galactose-3-O-sulfotransferase 3 yields the protein MSNGERGNSTMGSTSLSCRGLESGIVGVAKSRMKMWRKKTAVVFIAVIAVTLLVHCSGRWSWIAQHLRSRPKAKHTNVAFLKTHKTASSTVQNILFRFAERNNLTVALPVRQCGHQFCYPKPFNDRFVHPRAASPNIIGNHMRFNAAELRRLMPNDTCYVTILREPTAMFESLFSYYRAAFARVPDGSLDAFLEQPWRYYRPRNSWSNYARNTLTFDLGGDKDRPQTDAEYARSFAAEVERIFSLVMIAEHFDESLVLLRHLLSWDPDDLVYLNLNMRTPKSKRRLTPGQADKIRAWNWIDAHLYDHFNASLWRRLSALGLDYVRRDISVLQATRERMLRSCFGGRLPRPRLAERIRNKELRPWQPNPKVGIVGYELPDNVTQQLCLKLITPEISYTRNLMHS